Proteins from a genomic interval of Melospiza georgiana isolate bMelGeo1 chromosome 20, bMelGeo1.pri, whole genome shotgun sequence:
- the GLE1 gene encoding mRNA export factor GLE1, producing MESWQLRFDTLEALRLSSKGQLSYCSHWQEDEAALEGCVAPVELSPYCGWVLDSLSGQLAEEITPSETSTPQQSTPLPKRASAEKIPPGSHRSSSPPSSAEPSETKENDLSLLETKQEVVPAAVLSSKVAKVEGCIRLYEEMHRLKAKERLRQRLEEQEQMVRAAYAQASEQLKRFDELRELKRHQEFQELQEVMEKSSKEAQGQQEKLKEEHRHRAKILNLKLREAEQQRQRQEELERLRKEEGQERLRRLYSIQEELLQLNQQIDPNYRHKDLPRIDLSAYSNRGNQICGLVSGLIRSTSERGFPTQADVASTERALQEMRGLISSMQQEITAALEEKKRKDEEEKKQKQKELEKKEQMKSQTPAPAQQTGEKQQKEGLQVKTEESIMQWYQQLQDAAEQCVAAFSEIANCKSNTEVKKIKTNLQKAATIPVSQISSISGSKLREVFDKINNLLSGKPVQTEGQAVSVTQHPQGLEFVCYKLAEKFVKHGEGEVSFHHDSAFPIAVVLSGIWELHPRVGDIFLAHLHRKCPYAVPFYPARKEGTSMEEYQRMLGYEVHDSKVEEQDHFLKRMSGMIRLYAAIIQLRWPYGNRQGAHPHGLSYGWRWLAQMLNLEPLADVTAMLLLDFLEVCGNALMKQYGIQFWKTMFFIQKSYIPRIEAVTSSGQMGCLSRLKNFVQKCLRAEEIPLPKGILTPSFWRT from the exons ATGGAGTCGTGGCAGCTCCGCTTCGACACTCTGGAGGCCCTGCGCCTCTCCAGCAAGGGCCAGCTGAGCTACTGCAGCCACTGGCaggaggatgag GCTGCCTTGGAAGGATGTGTGGCTCCCGTTGAGCTCTCCCCTTACTGCGGCTGGGTGCTGGACAGCCTTAGTGGGCAATTGGCAGAGGAAATCACACCCTCCGAGACTTCAACGCCCCAACAATCCACCCCACTCCCAAAACGGGCATCTGCGGAGAAGATCCCGCCTGGCAGCCACCGGAGCTCCTCACCCCCTTCATCTGCAGAGCCCAGTGAGACCAAG GAAAATGATCTTAGTCTCCTGGAAACAAAGCAAGAAGTTGTTCCAGCAGCAGTTCTGTCATCTAAAGTTGCAAAAGTTGAAGGCTGCATTCGGTTGTATGAAGAGATGCACAGGCTGAAAGcaaag gagaggctgaggcagcggctggaggagcaggagcagatggTGAGGGCAGCCTACGCCCAGGCCAGCGAGCAGCTGAAGCGCTTCGATGAACTGAGGGAGCTGAAGCGGCATCAGGAATTCCAGGAGTTGCAAGAAGTAATGGAGAAGAG CTCGAAGGAGGCTCAGGGACAGCAAGAGAAGTTGAAGGAAGAACACCGACATAGAGCAAAG ATATTGAACCTGAAGTTGCGTGAGGcggagcagcagaggcagcggcaggaggagctggagcgtCTGCGCAAGGAGGAGGGCCAGGAGAGGCTGCGGCGCCTCTATTCcatccaggaggagctgctgcagctgaaccagCAGATTGATCCCAACTACAGGCACAAAGACTTGCCCAGGATTGATCTGTCTGCCTACAGCAACCGTGGCAACCAGATCTGTGGACTGGTGTCAGGGCTCATCCGCAGCACGAGCGAG AGAGGGTTCCCAACTCAAGCAGATGTGGCCAGCACTGAACGAGCCCTGCAGGAGATGAGAGGGTTGATATCCAGCATGCAGCAGGAAATCACTGCAGCACTagaggaaaagaagaggaaagatgaagaggaaaagaaacaaaagcagaaagagttagagaagaaagagcagatGAAGAGTCAGACTCCTGCCCCTGCACAACAAAcaggggaaaagcagcagaaggaag gaCTTCAGgttaaaacagaagaaagtaTCATGCAGTGGTACCAGCAGCTTCAGGATGCAGCTGAGCAATGTGTTGCTGCTTTCAGTGAAATTGCAAACTGCAAAAGCAACACTGAG GTGAAGAAGATAAAAACAAACTTGCAGAAAGCTGCTACAATCCCTGTGAGCCAGATCTCTAGCATATCAG GCTCTAAGCTGAGAGAGGTGTTTGACAAGATCAATAATCTGCTGTCTGGGAAGCCTGTTCAGACTGAAGGACAAGCAGTGTCTGTGACTCAGCATCCACAGGGGCTGGAGTTTGTCTGCTACAAACTTGCAGAGAAGTTTGTG AAACATGGGGAAGGAGAAGTATCTTTTCACCATGATTCAGCTTTCCCAATTGCTGTGGTGCTCTCAGGAATCTGGGAATTACACCCTCGAGTTGGAGACATCTTTTTGGCTCATCTGCACAGAAAGTGCCCCTATGCTGTGCCATTTTACCCTGCTCGGAAAGAAGGGACTTCTATGGAAGAGTATCAGAG GATGCTTGGATATGAAGTTCATGATTCTAAAGTGGAAGAACAAGATCATTTTCTTAAAAGGATGTCAGGAATGATTCGTCTCTATGCTGCCATCATTCAGCTCCGCTGGCCTTATGGAAACAGGCAAGGG GCTCATCCTCATGGTCTGAGCTATGGATGGCGCTGGCTTGCACAGATGTTGAATCTGGAGCCTCTGGCAGATGTGACAGCTATGCTGCTCTTGGATTTCCTGGAA GTGTGTGGCAATGCTCTGATGAAGCAGTATGGGATTCAGTTCTGGAAAACAATGTTCTTTATCCAGAAATCCTATATCCCAAG GATTGAAGCTGTGACCAGCTCTGGCCAGATGGGCTGTTTGTCACGTTTGAAGAATTTTGTGCAG AAATGTCTACGTGCAGAGGAAATTCCATTACCAAAGGGCATTCTGACACCTTCCTTTTGGAGAACATAA